Genomic window (Gasterosteus aculeatus chromosome 13, fGasAcu3.hap1.1, whole genome shotgun sequence):
GTTCCAACAAGATCCTTCAGCACACATCAAAGTTATCTTACCATTTATCTGTCTTTGAGGAGTGCCCAACATAGGAAGTATATCTGGAGCATACATGAGCCTCGTGACCAAAGAGACATCCAGCTGCTCCATGCCGGGGCCAAACATGGCATAACGTGGCTCAGATGAGGGCACCAGAGACTGGAGAAATGAGGTCACGACCTCGTACGCCGGACGTGAGGGAAGCCATTGTTGTCTGCTGGATGGGCATCCTTTCAGGTATCTGTAGACACGTAAACGGCGGTTCAAATCTCATCTGAACAAACTGACCTTCACACgggcagacagaaaaaaaagacacccacTCTGACATGTAGTCCACTGTCGATTCCATCCCTTTGTCGTCCCATTCTTCTCTATCGTCCAGGCTCTCACCTTGGTCGATCAGTGGCACGTCCAACATCTCCAGTTGGGGCATGCTCACATGATCGATGGAGGGCCAGTTGAGCATGTCCCTGAGCAGGAAGTATCTCCACAGTAACGGATCTCTAACCACGGCCCTCCAGTAACGACTGGCGGCTCCCAGGTTACAGATATCCACCGGACGCAGAAAGGTCATGATCAAGAACTGTACGTCTACCTTAAAACAGGGAGGACATGATTTAACATGATTTTTATGTTACAAGTAAAAAAAGCGTCAAGCGGAGTTCAGGGCAGAGAAGGTGCGTTCAGTCATGACGTCACACAGCATTCCTTAAGCGTCACATACCCAACAGCCAAAGTTACATAATCAGGAGCCACTGTCaaaattgtataaaaaaaatattataaatcacTTCATCGTGTGCATGCATCGactgcatttatatatatatatatatatatatatatatatatatatatatatatatatatatatatatatccactaAGTGAGAATTTGTTTGTGCGGTTCTGTAGATATacggagaacacacacagagaaagacgGAGTTTCCTGGCTTTTAGTGTGGAAAAGAGTTGAATAAATTGAACTCTATTAAACGTCACATAGCTACTCTTAACTCGATTCATGAGATGAACACATAGTGAATAAACCCTCCTTGTCCCTGCATCGTTTTGGAGCTGAAACCAAAGACTTTTAAGTGACTTTCACTCACCGGAAAACTGTCCAGGAATCCCGGATGCGGCTCCGCTGCCGCGTCCGTCAAATCGCCTTCGACGACCGGACCAGCGTTTGTAAAATACCGGTCTCTAAACCGCCTGAGGCTTCGGATCACAGCGGACCCGCTGAGCTGCTGGGTCGGTCCTGCCATGGTCTCACAAGTGAGTGACGATAAGCCCACAGCTACTAAAACCCAGCGCGGTCCGGAGGCGATGACGTCACACCGGTCCGCTTTACTTCCTTGTTGCTGGCTGCAGcggggcattgtgggtaatgtcgGTTCAATAACGTGCAGCTataatcttgtttttttcttaaaacaacGCGCGTGTTTATTGTCAACGAGgacataaaaaacagaaaatgatttTCGTCCAAACAACACATAGTTGTACTATCCAGATTACCGACgtggcagaaaaaaaagtagtttcGCAATAAATGGGAATACAAGTGGCGCATTACAAAGCTGGTGTGAACAAATTTGAACATACTTCAAAGTCAGGAATACATCATTCTCAATTGTTTTTGGACACCTTTCTTCTGCCTTTAGTGTATAtttgtatacacacatacatatataatgtatatgcagttataatatattaaaaacaaaatggcaaaaaaaaaacaataaataaaatgttactgtGCAATGTTTAATTTCCAGCTGGATTAtcttcaaacttttaaaaaataaatgaaagaaaaaaaaaaaggtaaatttcATTAATAaccttttaatatttatattaatgttaTTATAACACATTCTCAGAGCAAAATAAGCGCCCCAGTCAACAGTCTGGAATCAAGATGACAACTGCTTTTTCAGCAGGACAGGGATAAATGTTATTTAACAACCTCGGGTGGATCCCCCTGCCAGTTTTACACCACCAATCTTCTCTCTAGCATCTCTGTCCCCGGCTTTGCCCTGAACCGCTTGGCTTGGGTTGCCTGTAGACACCGATCCAAAGACTCTTTTCATCACATACACTTCCTCCCCATACCTCCACTTCACCTTCCACAAGATTACACCCCATCGGAtgaattgcatttttatttgggGTTGACACACATTTGAATACTGAACTTAGATCTGTGCCTGAGGGCAACTTCAATACAGAGGCAGCTGGGCTCACTGTAAAATACTAAGGATTTCCTTGGCATTCTCTGTGTTCCAGCCCTGGCCCTGCAGGGGGCCCTCACAGGCAAGCACGTATTTGTTGAGGATCTGTGTGCCAATGTCCCGAAACTGCAGGCGATCTTCTTTGCGATCCATCGTGTCAGCACTGCAGTCCTCGTACTTGACCGCCCAGAAACACATTTCCCCAATGTACATCATCGTCAacaggtgtgtgtctgagaaGATGCCTGACCAAAATCACAAGTAAGTAGTGAGTATGATCAAACGGTCCACATGGAGTATTTTCTCTGATTCAACTGTCTCAAACATTTGTGTAATTCATAGATAACGGATGACATATTTACCTTCAGAAAGGAAGCTTGCTGTAGCAGTGTCATGGAGCACCACGCCATCGTTGAGCTTCACAGAGTTTCTCACCTGCAGCATCCGCATTAGGTAGCGCACTCCTTCCTGAATACACTACATTGAAATATCATCACAGTCTTATTAGAATTACGACTAATGTCGCacatgacaaaataaacaaacaaaacaatggacGCTACACCGATTACaccaaaacaaagtaaatgtatctggcAGAATCAGGCCCCGTCTCtattaataaatacaatttacagGATCTACTTCATAGTGTGGCACCTTAAGGAATGTGTCCTTGTTTTTCTTAATCCACTGTTTTCGTTGATGAAGGGTGTGGCAGTACATGTAGAGCAGAGCTCCACGTCTCCAATAAAGGCATTCTAACAGCTCAAGGCCCAACA
Coding sequences:
- the fbxo4 gene encoding F-box only protein 4; this translates as MPRCSQQQGSKADRCDVIASGPRWVLVAVGLSSLTCETMAGPTQQLSGSAVIRSLRRFRDRYFTNAGPVVEGDLTDAAAEPHPGFLDSFPVDVQFLIMTFLRPVDICNLGAASRYWRAVVRDPLLWRYFLLRDMLNWPSIDHVSMPQLEMLDVPLIDQGESLDDREEWDDKGMESTVDYMSEYLKGCPSSRQQWLPSRPAYEVVTSFLQSLVPSSEPRYAMFGPGMEQLDVSLVTRLMYAPDILPMLGTPQRQINGIGSGISYMFKNQHKFNILTLYSNNRAEREKAKVQEHSISNKLFTFEGTDDSGSPIYSPAPQVQQVCQVVDGFIYVANAEPGRGDGESEAAQIRAVLSSAQDSATRPLLVLSCVSREESEEVRTTRLQPAASRNAGRCRTPCVDMAKRLGLPQLANPWMVQDTVAESLSGLLDGVSWLLRCSRVKLYGS
- the rimoc1 gene encoding RAB7A-interacting MON1-CCZ1 complex subunit 1; this encodes MADDYRRQGFELERRIFELDIKCSSLRTEKQDDDYLQNASAILDKLKSYYRQGGESSNLSKVLQDYTQVILDITFYEENKLVDQEFPEDCSPFKIQQLLQDLTEPEVLAGRLAPTQEVQSMLGLELLECLYWRRGALLYMYCHTLHQRKQWIKKNKDTFLKCIQEGVRYLMRMLQVRNSVKLNDGVVLHDTATASFLSEGIFSDTHLLTMMYIGEMCFWAVKYEDCSADTMDRKEDRLQFRDIGTQILNKYVLACEGPLQGQGWNTENAKEILSILQ